The Bremerella cremea genome window below encodes:
- a CDS encoding HlyD family efflux transporter periplasmic adaptor subunit codes for MSTSSVQDETILRSVVRVRPDLVYARRIEEGEEIWVVKDPITLRYFHFGPAEVFIMRLVDGRHGLSAIKKQYDTQFAPQRISQQEIVAFCHRLHQRGLLISSAENQADTLLRRRQNQQWMKWASLPLHVLAIRLPGIDPERFLTATQGAVRWLFHRTTIAIVLSLALLVLLLGLLNLETITTRLPDQSQFFRGENLVILLVTMVLVKVLHELGHAYCCKTLGGECHQLGVLLMVFAPAMYCEVSDAWLFPKRWQRILVSAAGMYVEVILAMLAFGLWFFARPGAVSDWLLNIVFVCGVSTLLVNANPLLRYDGYYILADVLNLPNLSSRASEALWIPIRNWFQRRPRTVVREPKLVILRIYAVLAIVYRTLVFALILWFLYLACRTNDIIPVWHVVVTLFLVGILLRPAMMAFHWLRQPRRKGQAMLKRRVLFATGLLLLMGAGLALIPIPTRIHVPVIAEIKSDYRVYVQIDGTVLETLSPDTQVYPGDVLATLVNEDLTADLLKTAGEIKLQRQHLASLKLRASNRAEVAAQIPTAESALQDLLDRETVLKRKADQLLIRSPEEGVVISAPRKFAEGDSARFLPTWSGDPLDRANRGCFLQRGDLLCLIGDKKSLQARLFVSQDQIELIRPGDQVSILFDGMATHAIRGTVQEVSTDQTAEVPRNLSRNLTLRVQRQNDGSLALADGAFSVTVDLSEHDKTTLLPGTTGRAVVVGRSQTVWQIVARFLQLNFRFFS; via the coding sequence GTGTCGACTTCCAGCGTTCAAGACGAGACCATCCTCCGCAGTGTCGTACGTGTGCGTCCTGATTTGGTCTATGCGCGACGTATTGAAGAGGGCGAGGAAATATGGGTCGTTAAAGATCCAATCACGCTTCGCTACTTTCACTTCGGTCCGGCGGAAGTCTTCATCATGCGGCTTGTCGATGGACGCCATGGCTTGAGTGCGATCAAGAAGCAATACGACACACAATTTGCCCCACAGCGAATCTCGCAGCAAGAGATTGTGGCGTTTTGTCATCGCCTGCATCAGCGAGGGCTATTAATCAGTTCTGCAGAAAATCAGGCTGATACCTTGCTCCGGCGAAGGCAAAATCAGCAATGGATGAAGTGGGCCAGTTTGCCGCTGCATGTGCTGGCCATCCGGTTGCCCGGCATTGATCCAGAACGTTTCCTGACGGCAACGCAGGGGGCGGTTCGTTGGCTCTTCCACCGGACCACCATTGCTATCGTGCTGTCTCTGGCACTGCTCGTGCTGCTGCTTGGTTTATTGAATTTGGAAACGATCACCACCAGATTGCCCGATCAGTCGCAATTTTTTCGCGGCGAGAATTTGGTGATCTTGCTGGTCACCATGGTGCTCGTCAAGGTGCTGCACGAGTTGGGACATGCCTATTGCTGCAAGACGCTGGGAGGCGAATGCCATCAACTTGGCGTCCTGCTGATGGTGTTTGCGCCAGCGATGTACTGCGAAGTCTCTGATGCCTGGCTCTTTCCTAAACGCTGGCAGCGGATCCTGGTTTCGGCTGCGGGAATGTATGTGGAAGTGATTTTAGCAATGCTGGCCTTTGGGCTTTGGTTTTTCGCCCGGCCAGGGGCGGTCAGCGATTGGTTGCTTAATATTGTCTTTGTCTGTGGCGTGAGTACGTTGCTGGTCAACGCGAACCCCTTGTTGCGTTACGACGGTTACTACATTCTTGCTGACGTATTGAACCTGCCAAATCTGAGTAGCCGCGCAAGTGAAGCGTTGTGGATACCGATTCGCAACTGGTTTCAGCGACGCCCACGAACTGTCGTGCGCGAGCCAAAGCTCGTTATCCTGCGGATCTATGCCGTTCTGGCAATCGTCTATCGCACGCTGGTGTTCGCTTTGATTTTGTGGTTTCTGTACCTGGCATGCCGGACGAACGATATTATTCCGGTGTGGCATGTTGTGGTTACGTTATTTTTAGTCGGCATTTTGCTCAGGCCGGCGATGATGGCATTTCATTGGCTGCGGCAACCCAGGCGGAAGGGACAAGCCATGCTCAAACGTCGCGTTCTCTTTGCTACCGGGCTGCTGCTTTTGATGGGGGCCGGGCTGGCGTTGATTCCCATTCCCACAAGAATTCACGTGCCGGTGATTGCCGAGATCAAGTCGGACTATCGCGTCTACGTGCAGATCGACGGAACGGTGCTCGAAACTCTATCACCAGATACGCAAGTTTATCCAGGAGATGTCTTGGCTACGCTCGTCAACGAGGACTTGACCGCCGACCTGCTAAAAACGGCGGGTGAGATCAAGTTGCAGCGACAGCATCTGGCCAGCTTGAAGTTGCGGGCAAGTAACCGAGCCGAGGTGGCAGCTCAGATTCCAACGGCTGAGTCGGCCTTGCAAGACCTGTTAGATCGCGAGACGGTGTTGAAAAGAAAGGCCGATCAACTCCTCATTCGTTCTCCGGAAGAAGGTGTCGTGATCTCTGCACCACGCAAGTTCGCTGAGGGGGATTCAGCACGGTTTTTACCAACGTGGTCTGGCGATCCATTGGATCGCGCGAATCGAGGTTGCTTCCTACAGCGGGGAGATCTGCTGTGCTTGATCGGTGATAAAAAGTCGTTGCAGGCTCGTTTGTTTGTCAGCCAGGATCAAATTGAATTGATTCGCCCAGGCGACCAGGTTTCTATTTTGTTCGATGGAATGGCCACGCATGCGATTCGCGGAACGGTGCAAGAGGTTTCAACGGATCAAACCGCTGAGGTTCCTCGTAATTTGTCACGCAACCTGACGCTCCGCGTGCAGCGTCAGAACGACGGTTCGTTGGCTCTGGCGGATGGCGCGTTCTCGGTAACCGTCGACCTGTCTGAGCACGATAAAACGACACTCTTGCCGGGAACGACGGGTCGGGCTGTGGTCGTGGGGCGTTCGCAAACTGTCTGGCAGATTGTGGCCCGCTTCCTGCAGCTGAACTTTCGCTTCTTCTCGTAA
- a CDS encoding efflux RND transporter periplasmic adaptor subunit, producing the protein MLFTRTLVTAWACLLIGGGIAPAVFAEEIVVSATLLKIIEMVEVPAQQAGTLQAVHPEAGVIVDQGEVIAKIDDDEKRLEVEQAKVEHAIAKREAENDVNIRFAAKSLEVAEAELGRSEDALAIAVKSVSQTEMDRLRLVVEKSRLEIEQSQEKTAIAKLTAQLRETQLQLVETQLGKHVIKSPIQGMVVAVFRRAGEWVEPSDSVVKIVRIDRLRAEGFVRTEEALIGLIGSPAQVTVEIPNRETISVEGKVTFVDPEVDPHNGQVRVWVDIDNQDLKLRPGLRAAMTIHSGS; encoded by the coding sequence ATGTTGTTTACACGAACGCTGGTGACCGCTTGGGCATGCCTGTTGATTGGGGGAGGGATTGCACCAGCCGTTTTCGCAGAAGAAATTGTCGTCTCGGCGACGCTCTTGAAGATCATTGAAATGGTTGAGGTGCCTGCTCAGCAAGCAGGTACGCTACAGGCGGTTCATCCTGAAGCAGGCGTTATCGTCGACCAAGGAGAGGTGATTGCCAAGATCGACGACGACGAGAAGCGACTGGAAGTCGAGCAAGCCAAGGTCGAGCACGCGATCGCCAAACGAGAAGCCGAAAACGACGTGAACATCCGCTTTGCAGCAAAAAGCTTGGAAGTGGCCGAAGCGGAGTTGGGGCGTTCCGAGGACGCACTGGCAATTGCCGTGAAAAGCGTATCGCAAACGGAAATGGATCGCTTGCGGTTGGTTGTCGAGAAAAGCCGCTTAGAGATTGAACAATCGCAAGAGAAGACAGCGATCGCTAAGCTCACCGCCCAGTTGCGAGAAACCCAGTTGCAATTGGTCGAAACCCAGCTTGGCAAGCATGTGATCAAGTCGCCGATCCAGGGCATGGTAGTGGCCGTGTTCCGCCGCGCTGGCGAATGGGTCGAACCAAGCGATTCGGTCGTGAAGATAGTGCGGATCGATCGCTTGCGAGCAGAAGGATTTGTCCGTACTGAAGAAGCGCTGATTGGGCTGATCGGTTCGCCGGCGCAGGTCACCGTCGAGATTCCTAACCGCGAAACGATTTCGGTGGAAGGCAAGGTTACGTTTGTCGACCCGGAAGTCGATCCGCACAACGGTCAGGTTCGCGTCTGGGTCGATATCGACAACCAAGACCTCAAATTGCGTCCAGGATTACGAGCCGCAATGACGATTCATTCGGGCAGCTAA
- a CDS encoding protein kinase domain-containing protein — protein sequence MSTFKCPQCHAELPDFQRLAGFCPNCDARWEGAAVEEDGSDNSPVLDFSESDQLPAQTDPSSEKQDQRYDGFTLELPDDKQPSSDEINQTIDLPNAAEVGQELLAKVDEKDFGQTIEFAIEDTSATIAADELNTKGPTPADRPEENDIDGQATIELPPSGSANDAMQTLDLDVEEGYAEDFGQTIDIDESKRPLSQEDLHVTIGSKPLSPSDVKRYWGAGDGSPMETMRTATVSKAKQMGVDLCRRILSDQEEGSDYAIISQIGKGGMGVVYAANQKSLHRRVAVKTLKRDIGQRENDRVKFLSEAVITGHLDHPNIVPIHELGQTEDGTLFYSMKCVTGTEWHKVIRNKTEAENLEIILKVADAIAFAHSRNVIHRDLKPENVMLGEYGEVLVMDWGLAVDLSRNEEFTMGGTPAYMAPEMAKGPLERIGKCSDIYLLGAMLYEIVTGFPPHAASTVTECLVAAAQNVIVRSDSTSRLKNIALTAMATSPKLRFASVALLQEEIRKYQSTAQSIELTNNALKELETAKETENYELFSRAMFGFEDALKLWSENDAADHGVREARLEYAKCALKKADYDLGLQLVGSSDPDEEPIYTALVRAKADAERTARNAKMARWIAVASLMFALVGAGVGLFLINAQRERAVAAEALAKGERDRANDEAQRANDEAQRANDEAGKARIAETEARRQEGIALKNLKTANELAEELKVEQAKLEDALVDVRLQKKLADFAGMFSEVGLAQSKVEANDIAAALNLLEKVPPEYRSWEWKHLAYLCHPNIPHMSFDRMATAVDISPNGQWTAIGTNGDGVYLVSAKQPIAEAKPVHLAVPDCRINVLRFSPDGKELWIGTDHSRKHLLVWNLKDPPTLVDVPKLDKYFPYNEVRSVEFAPDARGDVYVAVGGFIYRVNAKSKVAETALTAMTMFDVAVSPNGKEYVQSQEYDGRYTVRRRTADDQHDVIAELQLDEPAEHCQYLSDDQVVLAMADGSLLLWDGDSEGKESAVSLPSQVNQLRFDQSRNLLAISLVDGSIMLLKLDSESGKLMPFKTLRGHRGSVFDCAFHPSQPEVVSASEDHTARFWNYKTYRDELDVELPASVLWAGFSHDGTKFITGDRSGAAKIWSTDSQASQPLHNLHVGDWDRQNFAEQAMTIPVGAGDFLLTADPSAGVDVWDIEKQNIVWHHDTQGGSRRIVAITGTDQFIYVDAEPTDNGKQTTMLRSASTSGEPGFNVACKIGATQIVSLAVSPGGKYLAILTPVWVQVHQMPSPNAKQLPDKPVWQMNAANLKQIAFQSDSVLMIGNPAAKPLGTLSMVDFLKDQRVFEFPGQEAGIPFLLFSVSPDSTHAAVVYHQLDEATGRGPSQLCLFDLKKRKLLRSVACDSRVTSPSISDDNQVIYFLLARSDEGTDVGRWDVSQDNYQVWNHARVGDAGSRLGMRHVARVESLPNDKQHIQVTYYNRDVEYWDAQTGQSSIRLATSRPVVFADFLTGDQQVVTVHLDGLVRIWDATSGDLIKVFDVGYQAIQGVALHDDLLAVGGSSEEVAVIDLAKQEVLPAWKSREGVIDALAWVPDEGKLKLLVASSFMQKQDELGEQLLGSLRMYDPTSGEPLSEPFATHPGKFLSLAVSSDGTRMAATSTDKLIRLWVDARWEKIAMTAPRELAGHSADVSGAAFTGDGKRLVTGSADGALTVWFVEYMDVAADMDDQDTASSLVVQEFVPLKGHRKAISSIVFSPDDRMLLTSSLDRQAILWFSTQLPAEQKPEVENDVPTGSQ from the coding sequence ATGTCGACTTTCAAATGCCCTCAATGCCATGCTGAGCTGCCTGACTTTCAGCGATTGGCAGGTTTTTGCCCCAATTGCGATGCAAGATGGGAAGGTGCTGCGGTTGAGGAGGATGGTAGCGATAATTCCCCGGTACTCGATTTCAGCGAGTCAGATCAGCTTCCCGCGCAAACGGATCCCTCGTCTGAAAAACAAGATCAACGCTACGATGGTTTCACCCTCGAGCTTCCCGACGACAAGCAGCCATCTTCGGACGAGATCAACCAAACCATCGATCTGCCCAATGCGGCTGAGGTGGGCCAAGAGCTGCTCGCAAAGGTCGACGAAAAAGATTTTGGGCAAACGATCGAGTTTGCTATCGAGGATACGTCCGCCACGATCGCAGCGGATGAATTGAACACCAAGGGACCCACCCCAGCGGATCGCCCAGAAGAAAACGATATTGATGGGCAAGCCACCATCGAACTGCCGCCAAGTGGTAGTGCAAATGATGCGATGCAGACGCTCGATCTTGATGTCGAGGAAGGGTACGCGGAAGATTTTGGCCAAACGATTGATATCGATGAAAGCAAACGTCCGCTAAGCCAAGAAGATCTGCATGTCACCATTGGTTCCAAGCCACTCTCCCCCAGCGATGTGAAACGGTACTGGGGGGCCGGTGATGGCTCGCCCATGGAAACGATGCGCACGGCGACCGTCAGCAAAGCCAAGCAAATGGGGGTCGACCTCTGTCGCCGAATTCTCTCTGATCAAGAGGAAGGCTCCGACTATGCAATCATCAGCCAGATTGGCAAAGGAGGCATGGGGGTTGTCTACGCTGCCAACCAGAAATCACTTCATCGCCGGGTCGCGGTTAAAACATTAAAACGAGACATCGGACAACGGGAAAATGATCGCGTTAAGTTCCTCAGCGAAGCGGTTATTACCGGGCATCTAGACCATCCGAATATCGTACCGATTCACGAACTTGGTCAAACCGAAGACGGCACGCTGTTCTATTCGATGAAGTGTGTCACCGGCACCGAGTGGCATAAGGTGATTCGCAACAAGACGGAAGCGGAGAATCTAGAGATCATTCTCAAAGTGGCCGACGCGATCGCGTTCGCACATTCGAGAAATGTCATTCACCGCGACTTGAAGCCAGAGAACGTCATGCTCGGCGAGTATGGGGAAGTCCTGGTAATGGACTGGGGACTGGCGGTTGATCTTAGCCGCAACGAAGAGTTCACTATGGGGGGAACTCCGGCCTACATGGCTCCGGAAATGGCCAAGGGGCCACTCGAACGAATCGGCAAATGCAGCGATATTTACCTCCTAGGGGCCATGCTGTACGAGATCGTCACTGGCTTCCCGCCGCACGCAGCTTCGACGGTGACGGAGTGCCTTGTTGCTGCCGCTCAGAATGTGATCGTACGTTCCGATAGCACCAGCCGTCTCAAGAATATAGCCTTAACGGCGATGGCGACTTCTCCGAAACTGCGATTTGCTTCGGTGGCGTTGCTACAGGAAGAAATACGCAAGTATCAATCGACGGCCCAAAGTATCGAGCTTACCAATAACGCTCTGAAAGAACTTGAAACTGCCAAGGAAACGGAAAACTACGAGCTGTTTTCCCGAGCCATGTTCGGTTTCGAGGACGCGTTGAAATTATGGAGCGAGAACGATGCCGCTGATCACGGAGTTCGCGAAGCTCGCTTGGAATATGCTAAGTGCGCGCTGAAGAAAGCGGACTACGACCTTGGTTTGCAATTGGTTGGCTCTTCTGATCCGGATGAAGAACCGATTTATACAGCCTTGGTGAGGGCCAAAGCCGATGCGGAACGGACTGCTCGTAATGCGAAAATGGCTCGCTGGATTGCCGTGGCGTCGTTGATGTTTGCCTTGGTGGGGGCTGGTGTCGGGCTCTTTCTGATCAATGCTCAGCGAGAACGGGCCGTTGCCGCCGAGGCGTTGGCCAAGGGGGAAAGAGACCGTGCCAACGACGAAGCTCAAAGAGCGAACGACGAAGCACAACGTGCCAACGATGAAGCTGGCAAAGCTCGTATCGCCGAAACGGAAGCACGACGCCAGGAAGGAATTGCCCTTAAGAATTTGAAAACGGCGAATGAACTAGCCGAAGAGCTCAAGGTGGAACAGGCCAAGCTGGAAGATGCCCTGGTCGACGTGCGGCTGCAGAAGAAGTTAGCCGATTTCGCCGGCATGTTTTCAGAAGTGGGCTTAGCGCAATCTAAGGTTGAAGCGAATGACATTGCTGCAGCGCTCAACCTGTTGGAAAAAGTTCCGCCTGAGTATCGTAGCTGGGAATGGAAGCATTTGGCTTATCTTTGTCACCCTAATATTCCCCATATGAGTTTCGACCGGATGGCGACCGCAGTCGACATTTCCCCTAATGGGCAATGGACGGCGATTGGAACCAACGGTGATGGGGTTTACTTGGTATCGGCAAAGCAGCCTATTGCCGAGGCCAAGCCGGTGCATCTGGCTGTTCCAGATTGCCGGATCAACGTGTTGCGTTTTTCACCAGATGGGAAAGAGCTTTGGATTGGCACCGATCATTCTCGCAAACACTTGCTCGTCTGGAATTTGAAAGACCCGCCAACCTTGGTCGACGTGCCCAAGCTCGATAAATATTTTCCGTACAACGAGGTCCGTTCCGTCGAGTTCGCTCCGGACGCTCGCGGTGATGTATACGTCGCCGTTGGTGGTTTTATTTATCGTGTGAACGCGAAGTCGAAGGTCGCCGAGACCGCTTTAACGGCCATGACCATGTTTGACGTGGCGGTATCGCCCAACGGAAAAGAGTATGTGCAATCGCAGGAATACGATGGTCGCTACACCGTTCGTCGACGAACAGCGGATGACCAACACGACGTAATTGCAGAACTACAACTCGACGAACCAGCCGAACATTGCCAATATCTCAGCGACGATCAGGTTGTGTTGGCAATGGCCGATGGAAGTCTGCTGCTGTGGGATGGAGACTCGGAAGGAAAAGAGTCGGCGGTATCGCTGCCTTCGCAGGTAAATCAGTTGCGGTTTGATCAATCACGAAACCTACTGGCCATCTCACTGGTCGATGGTTCGATTATGCTGCTTAAGCTTGATTCCGAAAGTGGAAAGTTGATGCCTTTCAAGACGCTGCGTGGGCATCGTGGAAGCGTTTTTGATTGTGCTTTTCATCCCTCGCAGCCAGAAGTCGTTTCTGCTTCGGAAGATCATACTGCGCGGTTCTGGAACTATAAAACCTATCGAGATGAACTTGATGTCGAATTGCCAGCGAGCGTGCTTTGGGCTGGCTTCTCGCACGATGGAACCAAGTTCATAACCGGAGACCGTTCAGGCGCTGCCAAAATCTGGAGTACCGATTCGCAAGCTAGTCAGCCGCTGCACAACTTGCACGTAGGAGATTGGGACCGTCAGAACTTTGCCGAACAGGCCATGACCATTCCTGTTGGGGCTGGCGATTTTCTGTTGACGGCGGACCCTAGTGCTGGGGTTGATGTTTGGGATATCGAGAAACAAAACATCGTCTGGCATCACGATACCCAAGGTGGTTCCCGCCGCATTGTCGCTATTACAGGCACCGATCAGTTCATCTATGTCGACGCCGAGCCGACCGACAACGGCAAGCAAACTACCATGCTCCGTTCGGCCTCGACCAGTGGAGAGCCTGGTTTCAATGTCGCCTGCAAGATCGGTGCAACTCAGATCGTATCTCTCGCCGTTTCGCCAGGTGGTAAGTACTTGGCGATTCTGACACCTGTGTGGGTGCAAGTGCATCAAATGCCGAGTCCAAACGCCAAGCAACTGCCAGACAAACCGGTATGGCAGATGAACGCCGCGAACTTGAAGCAAATTGCGTTTCAATCGGACAGCGTGCTTATGATTGGCAACCCTGCGGCAAAACCGCTGGGGACTTTATCGATGGTTGACTTCTTGAAGGATCAGCGAGTCTTCGAGTTTCCCGGCCAGGAAGCAGGAATCCCGTTTCTGCTGTTCTCGGTGTCACCAGATTCAACCCATGCGGCTGTCGTTTATCATCAGCTCGATGAAGCAACCGGGCGTGGCCCGTCGCAGTTGTGCTTGTTTGATTTAAAAAAACGGAAGCTACTTCGGAGTGTTGCTTGCGATAGCCGAGTGACCTCTCCTTCGATCTCCGACGATAATCAGGTGATCTACTTTTTGTTGGCGCGATCGGATGAGGGGACCGATGTTGGACGCTGGGATGTGTCGCAAGATAACTATCAAGTTTGGAACCACGCGCGAGTCGGCGATGCCGGTTCTCGCTTGGGAATGCGTCATGTTGCTCGGGTTGAATCGCTGCCAAATGATAAGCAGCACATTCAAGTGACGTACTACAATCGGGACGTCGAATATTGGGATGCACAAACGGGCCAAAGCTCGATTCGCTTGGCGACTTCCAGACCGGTGGTCTTCGCCGATTTTTTAACAGGGGACCAGCAAGTCGTCACCGTTCATCTTGATGGGCTCGTGCGTATTTGGGATGCCACATCCGGTGACTTAATCAAAGTATTCGATGTTGGCTATCAAGCGATTCAAGGTGTTGCTTTGCATGACGACCTTTTAGCGGTCGGAGGAAGCAGTGAAGAAGTTGCCGTGATCGACCTGGCCAAACAAGAAGTCTTGCCAGCTTGGAAAAGCCGCGAAGGGGTAATTGATGCTTTGGCTTGGGTGCCTGACGAAGGCAAATTGAAATTGTTGGTCGCCAGCAGCTTCATGCAGAAGCAAGACGAACTTGGGGAGCAATTGTTGGGCTCGCTACGAATGTATGATCCTACTTCGGGAGAACCACTCAGCGAACCGTTTGCGACACACCCAGGCAAGTTTTTGAGTTTGGCGGTGTCCAGCGATGGGACACGGATGGCGGCCACCAGTACGGATAAGCTGATTCGACTGTGGGTGGATGCTCGTTGGGAGAAAATCGCCATGACTGCCCCCCGAGAATTGGCCGGGCACTCGGCAGATGTGAGCGGTGCCGCGTTTACTGGCGATGGCAAACGTCTTGTGACAGGCAGTGCCGACGGCGCACTAACTGTCTGGTTTGTCGAATATATGGACGTAGCCGCCGACATGGACGATCAGGATACGGCCTCTTCCTTAGTAGTGCAGGAATTTGTCCCCTTGAAAGGGCATCGCAAGGCGATCTCGTCTATTGTCTTCTCACCCGACGACCGTATGCTGTTAACGTCCTCTCTCGATCGTCAGGCAATTTTGTGGTTCTCCACACAACTGCCAGCAGAGCAGAAGCCAGAGGTCGAGAACGATGTGCCTACCGGCTCACAATAG